In a single window of the Harpia harpyja isolate bHarHar1 chromosome W unlocalized genomic scaffold, bHarHar1 primary haplotype SUPER_W_unloc_4, whole genome shotgun sequence genome:
- the THAP8 gene encoding LOW QUALITY PROTEIN: THAP domain-containing protein 8 (The sequence of the model RefSeq protein was modified relative to this genomic sequence to represent the inferred CDS: deleted 2 bases in 2 codons): MPKYCRAPHCSNAVGRLARPPARRRLLSFYKFPLHDMARPWQWLTQMQGENWVPTRHQHLCSNHFEPSCFQYRWGIRYLRPDAIPTIFPCGPPKRESPSTPPGTTQPKQPLPASSQEPVTLGQPAVPETATSEATTIALEPNLATAMPLLGPVKLGDSPEGVPARPQPSSGYATPPLSPRWWVEQAEDITVEPPIASLPPAYFEPIPATLVMVPETILSSALTLPMVSTIPIVSKTVTSMSLPGELSTEELVGVVLVLQRKVKVLQQRQRRHRAWLEAMEGLVEQLRRESLLSKERLKLACLQPGLVTPDPTGTITIICQEEEEYKALVCAVPPPAGTTCGLGLERL; the protein is encoded by the exons ATGCCCAAGTACTGCCGAGCCCCGCACTGCTCCAACGCGGTGGGG aggctcgcccgcccgcccgctcgtcGTCGTCTCCTCAGCTTCTACAA gtTCCCACTGCATGACATGGCACGGCCATGGCAATGGCTGACACAGATGCAGGGGGAGAACTGGGTGCCCACCCGTCACCAGCACCTCTGCAGCAACCACTTCGAACCCTCCTGCTTCCAGTACCGCTGGGGCATCCGTTACCTGCGGCCCGATGCCATCCCCACCATCTTCCCCTGTGGCCCCCCA AAACGGGAGAGTCCTAGCACACCGCCGGGCACCACCCAGCCTAAGCAGCCCCTCCCGGCGAGCAGCCAGGAGCCGGTGACACTGGGACAGCCAGCCGTCCCTGAAACCGCCACGTCGGAGGCCACAACCATCGCCCTGGAACCCAACTTGGCCACGGCAATGCCGCTGCTTGGCCCAGTGAAGCTGGGGGACAGCCCCGAGGGGgtccccgcccgcccgcagccgtCCTCGGGCTACGCCACGCCGCCGCTGTCACCGCGCTGGTGGGTGGAGCAGGCAGAGGACATCACTGTCGAGCCGCCCATCGCCAGCCTGCCGCCGGCGTATTTCGAGCCCATCCCCGCGACGCTGGTCATGGTGCCGGAAACCATCCTCTCCTCAGCCTTGACACTGCCCATGGTTTCCACCATCCCCATTGTTTCCAAAACGGTGACGTCGATGTCACTGCCAGGCGAGCTGAGCACCGAGGAACTTGTCGGTgtggtgctggtgctgcagcGGAAGGTGAAGGTGCTGCAGCAGCGGCAACGCCGGCACCGCGCCTGGCTGGAAGCCATGGAGGGGTTGGTGGAGCAGCTGCGCCGTGAGAGCCTGCTCTCCAAGGAGAGGCTCAAGCTG GCCTGCCTGCAACCAGGGCTGGTG ACACCAGATCCCACCGGCACCATCACCATCATCTGCCAGGAGGAGGAGg aatacaaggcGTTGGTCTGTGCCGTTCCACCGCCCGCGGGGACAACCTGTGGCCTCGGCCTGGAGCGGCTGTGA